The DNA region CGATCTTTGGAGCTGCTCAAACCGTGCTAGTTGCTGTAGGAATGGGGTGTGTCCTATACTCGTTGTATGGATGATGTTTGGTAGACACTGTTTAGATACTCTCCTAAGCTATCGTTTGTCCGTCGAGCAACTGATGCGCTATCAATCGATTGTGGTAATGAGTTGATAGCGCAAGACACCCATTCGGCTTTCTCTCTGACCTTGGCCAGAATAAGGGCTCGATTGGTTATCTCTTAAGTATTGACATAGTATCCTGCGGAGGGTTTCGTAGTTCGATATATATTGAACCGAGTATTGTCCATCTGTATTTAAATGTTGTCGCCTTTGGCGCTGGCCAAATGAATTCCTAACTATGTCTATTGAGATAAATAACGTGTATGAGCGAAAACACCAGTGACTACGCGAATGACGCTCTTGTCACAGCAGAATGGTTAGATGACAACCTTGCCAAGTTCAGTCGTGAGGATCCTGAATATCGTCTGATTGAAGCAGATATTGACTATGATGAGTCATATGGCAATGAACACATTCCAAACGCAATTGGCTTTCGCTGGGGAACCCATCTTCAGGATTCAACTCAGCGTGATATTCTCAAACAAGATCAGTTTGCTGAGATCATGGGAAATGCGGGAATTACAGAAGACTCGACAGTCGTGTTATACGGCGATGAGTCGAACCAGTGGGCTGCGTACACTTATTGGCAATTCAAATATTATGGACACAGTGAAGTCTATCTGCTCGACGGCGGTCGAGCTTTCTGGGAAGCCAATGATTACCCACTGACGACCGAAGAACCAGAACTTCAAGCACGGGACTACACTGCCAGTGGGCCATTCGATAATATTCGCATTTACCGTGAGGGTGTTGATGATGCGCTTGAAATCGGGGTTCCTCTTGTCGATGTGCGTAGTGCTGAGGAATATCGCGGTGAAAAAATTGCTCCAGAAGGAAGTCCTGAGACGGCACAACGTGCTGGGCATATCCCTGGTGCAAACAACATCAATTGGAGTGAAAATCTTCGAGATGACGGACGGTTCAAAAGTAAAGAGGAGTTAGAAAAGATGTACGAGGACTACAACATTACCGGAGATAGCGGTATTATCACCTATTGTCGTATCGGTGAACGCTCGTCGATCACTTGGTTCTCGCTTCACGAACTACTAGGGTATGAGGATGTCCGAAACTACGATGGGTCATGGACCGAGTGGGGTAACCTCATTCGTTCGCCTGTTGAAGTTGAAACCGACAATTCTGCGACCCGAGCGAATGAAGGATAGATCTACTCTATTGGACTACACAAGTCGGTTTCGAGCAGCATTAAGCTCTTGACAGTTACGATACCCAAGGACGTCAGCCGCGACGACGCAGGGCGGACATTCGAGATCGAGGTGTCCACGGATGAGATGATCCTCGCGGCCGCGCGCTGCGAGGGTGTCTGGCTACCGGCCGACTGTCAGCAGGGGTGGTGTACGACCTGCGCAGGTCGTGTCGTCGACGGGGAAGTCGCCCATCCACACGCCGCCGCTACCACGACGAAGACCGTGAGGCTGGCTTCGCACTACTCTGCACGGCGAGACCCCGGTCGGACGTCACCGTCTCGTTCGATGGCTGATCGAATGATAGACATTACAGATCGTCACGACGTGTCCTGTCCGTCTGAACTACTCAATGCTATCCACTGTTGAATGAGCTGATTCACGTTATAGAAGACGATACCGACTGACGCGAGCGTTGTGATGAAGTAGACGATGAGACCTGGTGGTCCTCCGATTGACGTCCCTATGATGCCTCCAACGAGTCCGACAAGTGTGAGTTCGACCCACGTTACGACAATCCGTGATGCAAGCTGTGGTTTCGTTTTGGAGTGAGATTGGGAATTCATTCGTGGTTCATCAAGTTCGACGGTTTTGCTGGTGAGCCCCAAGGATGATTTGACTTGCCTGTGGGGTTCTTCTGTAGATCATCTGTACGTTTCCTCGCTTTCGATTGGACCGCTGAACGCGGAATAGAGCACGACAAAATACCCGAATACTAGGGGGAGTAGCACACTCGCCATGATCGTCATGAGGTTGAGCGGCAGCGTCGAGATGATGGCGTCGCGAATCGTTAGCTCAGCCGCTCGATCGACGACCGGGAACATGAGTCCTGCAAGCAGTGTGACGAGTGCAAAGACGAGCCCGGCCGCGATTACGAAGGTCAGATGATATCGCTGCGTACGGAACGCGAGGATGTACCCCGCGACGAGACCTCCGGTCAGGAGGACGAGACCGACGATGGCAGGTGATTGGAACGAGGGGCGTAGGCTTGGGGTAGTACTATACACGAGTCCTAGCGTGAGGCCAGTTAGTACGAGATAGCCAATGGCTGCCCGTACGCCATACGTTCGTGCGTCATCTCGGAGCGCCCCCCGCGTTTTCAATCCGAGGAACGCCGCGCCATCGACGACGGTTAGTGCTACAACTGCAAGGCCAGCGAGCACGCCCTGTAGACTGATGAGTGCGGATGCACCAAGGAGCCAGTTCATCACGAACATTCCGAGCAGGAACGGCGTCGTCGTACTGCCGATGATGAACGCGTATCCCCAAAACCGTCGCCACTGGGTGTCTTCACGTTCTTCGTACATCTCCGGTGCAAGCCCCCGAAATCCGAGTGCGGCGAGGATCGCGAACATCAGCAGATAGTACCGGCTAAAGAGGTTTGCATATACTGCGGGGAAGGCGGCGAACAGGGTCCCCCCAAAGACGACGAGCCAGACCTCATTACCGTCCCAGAAGGGACCGACAGCTGCGAGTAGTTGCTCTTGTTCGTGCTCGTCGTCACGGGTAGCGAAGAGAATGCCGACACCGAAGTCGAAGCCATCGAGAAAGAGGAACATCGCGAAAATGAAAAACAAGAGCGCGAACCAGAGTTCTGGGAGTGGAAGTCCAAACAGCGGCTCGCTTGCGAGCGATCCAATCTCAGTCACTCGTGGTCACCTCTGATTCCGTCGCTGTCGAATCCGCGCTGCTCTGCAGGTCCTCATCTGCTGGTGGCCCTGCCCGAATGAGGCGACTGACGACGTAGGTGTACAGCCCCAGTAGCAGTGCGTAGCCGGTGACGAATCCGAGCAGTGTGAACGTTGCTTCTGCACCCGTTAATCCAGGTGAGACGCCGGCTTCGGTCTTCATAACGCCCTGAATGACCCATGGTTGGCGGCCGACTTCGGTGACAATCCAGCCGACCTCGACGGCGACGAAGCCAAGCAGTGACGACCCCATCAACGCCTTATGGAGGAGGTCGTCCTCGAAGAGTTCCCCGCGCCACCAGCGATACGCACCCCAGAATGCTAACAAGATGAACCAGAAGCCGAGCGCGACCATAATGCGGAACGCCCAGAAGACGATTGCGACTGGTGGTGCCTGTGTGTCGAAGGACTCGAGCCCGCGTATCGTTGCCTGTGGATCACCACCGCTTGCAAGCCACGATGCGCCACCTGGTATCCCGATGCCGAAGAGGTCCTTGGTCCGGGGATCCAATAGGTCGTTGACGTCTGTCGGGAACGCAACGATGTACTCTGGGACATACGATTCAGTCTCCCAGACTGCCTCCATCGCGGCGAACTTCTGTGGCTGGGTTTCGTAGACGTGACGGGCGTATGCGTCACCGTGGAGTACCTGGAGTGGGGCTGTGATGAGTAACGCGACGAGCGCAATCTTGAGCGTTTTTTCCCAGAACCCGATGTGTTCGATCGGATAGCCCCAGACGTGGTGGCGGAACACGTAGTAGGCGGCGACGCCAGCCATGAAGAGCGCGACTGACTCGACGGCTGAATTCTGCATGTGGACGAACATATACGGGAATCGTGGGTTGAGATACGCTGCTAATGGATCGGTGAGTTTCACGACACGGTGGCCGTTCTCGACGACGACCTCGAATCCACGGGGTGTTTGCATCCAAGAGTTCGCGATGAGGATCCAGACAGCCGACAGCCACGTCCCAAGGCCGACAGCGATACTCGAGAGGAAGTAGAGTCGGTCGGACACTCGTTCGCGGCCAAAGACGAAGATGCCGAGGAATGTCGCCTCGAGCATGAATGCCATCATCCCTTCAAGAGCGAGTGGGCCGCCGAATAGTTCGCCAGCGGTCGTTGAGAAGGCGGCAAAGTTCGTCCCGAACTCGAACTCCAAGACGAGACCGGTGACGGTTCCGACGACGAAACTCACTGCGAAGATACGGGTCCAGAACCGACGAAGTTGCTCGTAGATTGGTTGTTCTGATCGAACTTCTTTCCACGTGAAGTAGATGAGGAAGGGTGCAAGTCCCATGCTCATCACGGGGAAGATGATGTGGACGATAGTGGTAATCGCAAACTGGAGTCGACTTGCGATGACGGGATCAACCACTAAAATCACCACCTCGTGTATCCCGCTGGAGACGGCATATTGCGTATCTGAGAGACGTATCTACCTTGGATCGACGGCTCAACCCTGTTCGTTGATTGTTCTTCGGAGAGAGGATGAAGGGGAACGCGTTGGGTTGGCATCAATAGTATTTCGCGATGGACGCAAATCAACGGGCGTCGGATTCCCATCGAATGGGAATCCGCCATCTATTCATCCCTGATCACTTCGATAGCTTTGCTAGAGAGACTCAGTCGACGGCCAAGATCAGCATCTCACAGACCCACATGACGAACACAGTACTCAACACCGAAATCGATCGCAGTAGTACCGGTGAGCAGACTGCCGAATCGCAGTCGCTTACTACCTGTCCGGAATGTCAGGGACGAATCGTTCGCGATGACGAGCACGGTGAGACACGCTGCGAAGACTGTGGGCTGATTTGCGAAGACAGGGCACTCGATCACGGTCCCGAGTGGCGTTCTTTCGATACTGAGGAGCAGGACGAAAAGAGTCGCGTCGGCGCTCCAACGACGCAGTTGATGCATGATAAGGGTCTCAGCACGACGATCGGCTGGCAGAATACCGATGCCTCTGGACGGGCCGTTCCAACGGAGAAACGTGCTCGCTTAGAGCGGCTCAGAACATGGGACGAACGGTTCCGGACGAAAGATGCCCAGGAGCGAAACCTCAAGCAAGCACTTGGTGAGATCCAGCGGATGGGTTCCGCGCTGGGGCTCCCCGAGCCGGTTCGCGAAACGGCCGGAGTCCTGTACCGCCGCGCCGTCGAATCGGATTTACTCCCCGGTCGGTCTATCGAAGGGATGGCGACCGCCTCACTGTATGCCGCTGCACGGCAACAGCATTTCCCACGGCCGCTGACCACGTTTGCAGACGTCAGTCGCGTCGAGAAAATCCGCATCCAACGAGCGTACCGTTATCTCTCTCGCGAGCTTGGCCTACAAATTGAGCCCGAGGATCCGTCGACGTACATTCCCCAATTCGCGTCAACCCTAGAAATCAGTGATGAAGCTGAACGAACGGCACGAGAGCTACTTGACGTAGCAAAGAATACCGGCACTCACAGCGGAAAGAGCCCTGCGGGATTAGCCGCAGCCGCCCTCTATGCAGCGACTCACTTGACTAACGAACAGCTCACCCAGGCAACAGTGAGTAACGCCGCGGATGTGAGTATGGTCACGATTCGGAATCGCTACCAAGAACTCCTCGAAGTCTACGCGGAGCAACTGTAAGTCTGGACGGGGCCTGAAGCAACCAACTCATGATACAGCGTACTATCTACCGATGTACGAACCGAACCGAGATATGAGTACGTTCGAGCACAAGACGGATGCAGAAATTCTAGAGACACTCCTTGAGCACGCTCCAGTCCACGTCACGGATCTCGCTATGGCAACAGACACGCATGCGATAACAGTCGATCAAACTTGTTCGCGGCTATACCAGCAAGGATTAATCTATCCTCTCGGTCGAGGGTGCTACAAAGTGACAGACGCCGGAAGACGGCTGGTGGAGACTGAATGCGATTTGTGAGTATAAGGATGTCCATCTCTCATGTCGATTCCTATACCTAGTAGCGTCTCCTTGAAACATGTCTCAGACGGTTTCGTTACCTGTGTGGCCACTTCGACCGTCTTTCGTGAGAGTTCACCTGCACACCAATCGAATGTCATATTCCGGAGCATCTCTTAACTCAGATAATGGTGCGCGATTCAGCGTCGTCCGAGGACTCCCCATCCTTGCAGAACGTCCTGGACGCGCTGGACGACCCCGACTGCCGAGCCATTCTCAGAGTTACAACTGAACCCATGACCGCAAACGAACTTACGGACACCTGTGACATCCCCACATCGACGTTGTACCGGAAACTGGAGCTTCTCAGTAACGCCTCGCTCGTTCGCGAGCAAGACACGATCAATCCCGGAGGTGGCCGCACGACTCGATATAAGCGAGATTTCGACGACGTAACGATCTCGATGACTGAGGAAGACGATTTTTCGGTGACGGTCGAACGACCGCCCCGGAAGGCCGACGAACGGCTCGCTGATATCTGGTCGACAATGGGTGACGAACTATGACTTGGATGGGGACGGCGATCGTCGTCGTAAAGACGGTGATTCTGCTCTTGGGGAGTGGAATCACCTACATTGCATTCAAAGCGTATCGTCGGACTGGAGCCCCATCGATGCGGGCTCTTGGCATCGGGTTTGGGACTATCACCCTCGGAGCACTTCTCGCTGGAATTGCTAATCAACTGCTCTCTGTTTCGCTTGAAGCCGGCGTTTTGATCAACAGCGTCCTCGTTGCAATCGGGTTTGCGATAATCATGTATTCACTCTATCTCGAACGTGGGTGATCTCTGCGTTCGCCTCCGAAGGTTCGAAGTCGAAGTCGGTTTGTATAGCAATCCCAATACTCCCACGTATTGATGACCGACAGCTCAGACAATGCTGACGAAGAGGCTCGCTCCTTCCGAGAGATTGGTAAAGGACTGTTAGACGAAGAGATGGGGCCGAGTTCTTCGATGGCACACCTGTATCGGGGGGAAATTCATCGGATGAAATTCTGGCGTGAACGCCTCGACCGAACGACGAACTGGGCCGTCATCATGATGGCGGCGATCCTCACGTGGGCCTTTTCGAGCCGAACGAATCCCCATTACGTGATTCTCGTCGGCTGGGCTGCACTGACGGTCTTTCTCGTCGTCGAAGCGCGCCGTTATCGGGGGTACGACATCTGGCGCTCCCGCGTCCGAACGCTCCAGCGAAACGTGTTTGCACTGGGACTAGATCCGTCTCGCGAACTTGCTGACCCTGATTGGCGGTACAAGTTGGCCGACGACTACGACCAGCCGACACTCAAAATCACGATGGAGGAAGCGATTACACACCGGCTGCGGCGGATCTATCTCCCGCTGTTCGCAGTCCTACTTGCTGCGTGGGTCATTCGTGTCACAGCGTTCGTCGAGCAACCGTGGCCATCGAGTGCTGCAATCGGTCAGATTCCTGGCGAATTCGTGACGGTCATCGTCTCTCTGTATGCACTCATACTCGGAGTTATTGCCTGTCGCCCCCGAACATGGTACGCGGAAGAAGAACTGCGGACGAGTGATTTTCGAAGGGATCAGTGAACTACTAAATTGAGTTGCCCCACTGGATCGGTATTGATTCGAAATCAGCCGCAATAGTGACCTACTCGATCAGGACCAATAGGTCCGTTGTAGCTTAGATGAGGAGTTGAATGTCCGATTCCGCCATGTCCTGGATTGCGGTCGCAGCGCCGACACCGGTCGTCACGCCGTCGTAAAAGTCGGCCTCGTCATAGTCCATCAGGTCAATGGTCATCTGACACGCTTGGAACTCGACGCCCATCTCCAGTGATGTCTCGATGAGTTCCTCGATGGTCGCGGTATCGTTGTCCTTAATTTGCTTTTCCATCATCTTTGTCGTCACGCGGTCCATACCGGGGAGTGCACCAACGACGTTCGGAACGGGCATGTTGGGGTTGCCCACCGAACTGAGCTTGAGCTTTTTCGACCGCTCCTCGTGGAGAATATCCAGACCCCAGAACGTGTGGAATACAGTTACTTCGTAGCCGAAGGCAGCCGCCGTGCTCGCGAGGATGAGCGGCGGGTACGCCATGTCGAGCGTCCCTTTCGTCGCGATGATCGACATTTTCTGTTGGTCATCACCCGTCGTATTCTCGACAGTAGCGAGTCGAGTTTCGAGCTGTTCGATGCGTGCTTGGAGCTCCTCTCGACTGAGTGTGTCTGTCGTCTCTCCCGTTTCAGTCGACGTCTGGGTTCCGTCGTTTGTTTCGGTGCTCATTCGTTACTCGGTCTTGCGAACGTAGTGTTTGTACACGTCATCGCCTTCTTCTTGGTCGAGGAGCTCGACCCCATCGGTCGTCTCGGCCCATCCAGCGAGGTCGCTCATACTCCCCGGGTCGGTTGCGAGGACTTCGAGAACGTCATCGGTAGCGAGCTGGTCGACAGCCTGTTTGGTCTTGACGACGGGCATGGGGCAATTCTGTCCTTTGACATCGAGGCTCTCTGCGATTTCGTCTTCCATCATAGTATTGACTTCGACACCCAATACTGGACACGGCAGTAAAAGTGTATCGATGGCAATTCCAATACCTCACATTACCATAGGGGTTATTATGTAGAAAAGCGGCGTGGTATAGCTATGAGCGTAAAAATTGGGGCTATAGTATTGTTCGATATTTGGTTTTCTATGCGAATCTTTATTGGCGTGTGGCTGGTAGCAGTGGGTGACGATGACCGAAGCGACTCCAGAGACTGATGGAGCGGTCGAATCGATTACGCCCACAGAATTGAAAGCACGAATCGACGACGGTGAAGACGTGTTCCTCCTCGACGCCCGCTCGGAAGGAGACTATGCGGAGTGGCATATCGATGGGGAGACCGTCGACATCGTGAACTATCCGTATTTCCAGCTCCTCGACGGGATCCCGGAGGACTTGCTCGCCGATCTCCCAAGGGATCAGACGGTTACCGTCCTCTGTGCGAAAGGCGGGTCAAGCGAGATGATCGCCGAGTCGCTCGAAGCCGAGGGCTACGACGTCAACCATCTCGAACACGGTATGAAGGGCTGGGCGCGCATCTACGAATACACGGAACTCGACGTTGATATCGACGCCACAGTCGCCCAGTACCAGCGTCCATCCAGTGGGTGCCTCGCGTATCTCGTTGCTTCGGACGGTGAAGCGGCTCTTATCGATCCACTTCGCGCGTTCACTGACCAGTATCTTCAGGACCTCCGACTGTTCGGGGCTGACCTCAAATACGCTCTAGATACGCACATCCACGCGGATCACATCTCTGGGATTCGCGAACTCGCTACGGAGACCGGGGCGTCCGCGGTTCTCCCCACGCCCGCAGCTGACCGCGGTGTCGGCTACGACCTCGAGTACGAAACTATCGGTGACGGCCAGAGACTCACCGTTGGAAATGTCGAACTCGAAGCGATCCACACGCCCGGGCACACGACCGGCATGACTGCCTACCGGGTCGGAGACGTGCTGTTCACCGGCGATGGCCTCTTCACCGAAAGTGTTGCCCGTCCGGACCTGGAGGACCCGGAGGCTGCGAGGAACGCCGCTCGGACGCTGTACGAAAGTCTCCACGAGAAGGTCCTCCCCCTCCCTGACGAGACGGTCATCGCACCTGCACACTTCAGCGATGCAGCGACACCGACCGACGATGGTACCTACACAGCTACACTCGGCGACCTCCGCGAACGCATGGACGCTCTTTCGATGAGCGAAGAAGCGTTCGTCGAGTTCATCGTCGCCGACATGCCACCCCGGCCGGCCAACTACGAGGAGATCATTGCGACGAACCTCGGTCAGGCGGCACCGGACGACGATCGAGCGTTCGAACTCGAGCTCGGTCCGAACAACTGTGCGGCCAGCGACGAGGCGCTCACCAACTGATGATGGAGTCAATCATACCACTGCTCGCGGTCGGTGAACTCTTCCCCCGAGGAATCACGCCGTATCTCCTCGGTGGACTGCTCGTTGGACTCGGAGCCGCGATCATCTACCTTGCCACGGGCATCATCGCGGGTGCGAGTACGTTTCTCGAGTCGACGCTATCGTACGTCTCGGACGTGCCGCGGTTCAATCGCTTCAAATACGTCCAGTCGCGCGGGTGGCGGCTGGTATTCACCGCCGGTATCATCAGCGGTGCGGCGATCTGGGGGCTCGTGTTGCACCCCGGTATCTGGACGACCGATGTCCAGTGGTGGCGACTGCTCGGCGGGGGTTTCCTCGTCGGCGTCGGCACCCGCCTCGGAAAGGGGTGTACCTCCGGGCACGGTGTTTGCGGCGTCGGATCGCTATCTAATACGTCACTCGTGAACGTCGCCACCTTCCTTGTCGTCGCCATCGGGACGGCACAGCTAGTCCAAGCCCTGGGGGTGTCGCCGTAATGGCTGAGACCGTGCGCAGTCCGTGGTTTCTCCCCGTCATCTACGTCGGTGGGCTCGTCTTCGGGCTCGGGTTGGCAATCAGCGGGATGGCCCGCCCCGAAGTCGTGCTCGATTTCCTCCAGTTCGAGGATTTCGGTCTACTCTTCGTGATGGGCGGAGCCGCAGTCGTGACCGGGATTACGTTCGCAATTGCGACACGCTCGCTCAACCGCGCGCCGCTGACCGGAAGCGAGTACACGCGCCGTCTCAAGGACTTCGATCGCAACGTCCTCGTCGGTGGTGGTATCTTCGGCGTTGGCTGGGGCCTCTCCGGCATCTGTCCTGGGGCCGCATACGCAAGTATCGGTATCGGGAACTACCCCATCCTCTGGTCCATCGTCGGCATGTTCCTCGGTGCGTACGCACAGGGCTACTGGCGGACGCTCCGTGCCGGAGATGCCGCTGACGGGGTTGAATCGACGGCTGATTGAATATCATGTTCAAACTGAATCACCCATCACACCTACAGCAATGGTATAGCGTCAAAATGACTCGATCACACAAAACTCTAGGTGGCAAGTGAAATGTTCGGTATCGAAACGCTGAGCAGTACCTCACAGGCAGCGGCACAAATCGGTCTCGTCCTCGCCGAGTCGATTGTGCTGTACGTGGGCTACGGCGCGCTCACGCAAGCGGTCGGTCCGACGGTACTCGATACACTCGGTGGTGAGTAATAATGGACGTGTTCGGAATGAGCCTCCTGTTGATTCTCGCGTTCGTCGGCTTCGGCCTGATGATCGGGACGCTCTTCGGCTTCTTCGGTATGGGTGGATCGTTCCTTGTTACGCCGGCGCTGTTGGTCATTGGCTACCCGGCCGAGGTCGCCGTCGGAAGCGGCCTTGCGTTCGTCTTCGGGACGAGCGTCATCGGTGCGATCAAACATCGCGACCACGGGCACGTTGATTACAAACTCGCGGCCATCATGACTGTCGCCATGACGATCGGCATCGAGGCTGGGAAGTACGTGGTTCTCTTCCTCAAAGCGACGGGCCAGGCGGATCTGATCATCAGTATCGCGTACGTCGGTCTACTGGCCATCGTCGGTCTGTTCACCCTCCGGGACGCTCGTTCGACGGATGACGAATCCAGCGTCGATCTGTCCGAAACGGTACAGGGAATCGAGCTTCCACCGATAGTCACCTTACGCGGTGACATCCAGGTGTCAGGTGTCATCATCTTCGCCGTAGGGCTGGCTGTCGGTGTCCTCTCCGGATTCCTCGGTGTCGGAGGCGGCTTCTTGTTGATGCCCGCCATGATGTATGGCCTCGGTGTTCCAGCTGCAGTCGCCGTCGGAACGGATATCCTACAGATCACCATCTCAGGAGCGTACGGTGCGTTCTCGTATGCACAGGCCGACGCCGTCGCACTTCCCGTCGTCGGTGCGATGCTGATCGGGAGCGCCCTCGGTGCTCGCATCGGTGCCGGCGCGACGGATCTCGTCGACGAAGATGACATCAAGGGCTACTTCGCCGCGATGTTGCTCGCGGGGAGCCTCGCTGTCAGTGCGAAGCAACTCGGCACCGCGTACGGAATTGAGGCGCTGAACACCGTGAGTATCGTGCTCATCTTCGGTGCAGCGCTACTCGTGAGCAGTGCTGTCGTCCTCGCCGCGATCTGTCGGCTCCGAGGGGATGCTACCGGAACGTGGTGCCGGCTGACCACATCGTAGCGTACAGTCTTGTACCGACTATACAAACGTTTTTACGAACTAGGGACGTACACTCGAGTATCGTATGACCGATTCGATGAGTGAAATGCTCCGCCAGGACATGACCTGTGAGGGCCTGCTGGAGTGTTTCCACGGGACGAAGGAACTCGACAAGGACGTGTTCGGATTGCTTGTAGAGAGTTCTGAGCCCCTCACTGTCGACGAAATCGCCGAGCGTATCGACCGTGAGCGGTCGACGGCGTATCGGGCCGTCCAACGACTTATGCAGGCCGGGTTCGTCCAGAAAGAACAGATCAACTACGATCAGGGCGGCTACTATCACGTCTACCGACCGACTGACCCCGACAAAATCGCTGACGACATGCAGCGGATGCTCAACGACTGGTACGCGAAAATGGGGCAACTAATCGGCGAGTTCCGCGAGAAGTACGACCAGCAGATGGCCGATCCGGTCGCGGCCGAACAGTGACGCTACACGAAGTCTTGCTGACGTTCCGTATTCCCCTCTTGAGACGGATCGACCACCCAGTATAGCAGGTATGGCCGAAGATTCTCCCACCCACCCCCTTTTCGCAGCTCTCTACGATCCGGTAACGGCAGTCGCCGAACGAACGGTTCTCCGTCCCCATCGAGAGTATCTTGTTCGTAACCTTACGGGGCGTGTACTTGACCTGGGTGCTGGGACCGGTGCGATGTTCCCGTACTTTTCAAACTCCGAGGCTGCCTCCTTGCACGCGATCGAACCTGACCCCCATATGCGAAAACAGGCCGAATCGAAGGCGAGCGAGCTTGACTTAGAGATCGATATCGGCGACGCGAGTGCCGAGTCGTTACCGTACGGAGACGACCAGTTCGACACCGTGGTCGCCTCGATGGTGTTCTGTACGATCACCGACGTGGAAGCGGCTCTCGCGGAAGTTCATCGGGTCCTGAAGCCGGGCGGTGAGTTCCGGTTTCTCGAACACGTCCACGCTGACGGATGGCGAGCTACTGTCCAGAACGTACTGGCACCGCTGTGGCGGCGAATCGCGGGGGGGTGCCATCTGAACCGACAGACGATCTCTCAGTTCACGGCCACCCCAGAATTCGATACTCTCGAGATCGAACGCCTCGATGTCGGGATGACGCCGGTCTGGCCGTTCGTCCGCGGTCGCCTCCGAAAACGCGAGTGATTGAAGTTCAACTAGGTTATAGTACCGCTCTCGGGTCGATAGCTGTATCCAGCTGTGCTTTTTGCCCAACTCTGAGAACGGACGTCGTCTCTTGAACTAATCCGTTTCAGTCGTCGTCGAAGATGTCGACGCCGCTGGCATCATTCCTCGGCGGACAGTCATGATGACGCCGCTAGCGAGCATCAGGACGGCGATAGCGACCATCCCGCCGTCGACGGTCGCCACTCCGGACGCCATACCGCCGTTCATTCCCGATCCCATCCCGGAATCCATCCCACTTCCCATGGGATCCCGCGTCAGCATGAGTCCCTGATTCAACAGCATTAGCACCGCGTACCCGATCATAAGTGGTCCGCTCGCCGTGCCGAGCCGAGTGGCTACCGGAGTGAGGAGGACGACACCGTGGATCACGACGA from Haladaptatus paucihalophilus DX253 includes:
- a CDS encoding cytochrome ubiquinol oxidase subunit I, with the translated sequence MVDPVIASRLQFAITTIVHIIFPVMSMGLAPFLIYFTWKEVRSEQPIYEQLRRFWTRIFAVSFVVGTVTGLVLEFEFGTNFAAFSTTAGELFGGPLALEGMMAFMLEATFLGIFVFGRERVSDRLYFLSSIAVGLGTWLSAVWILIANSWMQTPRGFEVVVENGHRVVKLTDPLAAYLNPRFPYMFVHMQNSAVESVALFMAGVAAYYVFRHHVWGYPIEHIGFWEKTLKIALVALLITAPLQVLHGDAYARHVYETQPQKFAAMEAVWETESYVPEYIVAFPTDVNDLLDPRTKDLFGIGIPGGASWLASGGDPQATIRGLESFDTQAPPVAIVFWAFRIMVALGFWFILLAFWGAYRWWRGELFEDDLLHKALMGSSLLGFVAVEVGWIVTEVGRQPWVIQGVMKTEAGVSPGLTGAEATFTLLGFVTGYALLLGLYTYVVSRLIRAGPPADEDLQSSADSTATESEVTTSD
- a CDS encoding winged helix-turn-helix domain-containing protein, giving the protein MVRDSASSEDSPSLQNVLDALDDPDCRAILRVTTEPMTANELTDTCDIPTSTLYRKLELLSNASLVREQDTINPGGGRTTRYKRDFDDVTISMTEEDDFSVTVERPPRKADERLADIWSTMGDEL
- a CDS encoding DUF2270 domain-containing protein; this translates as MTDSSDNADEEARSFREIGKGLLDEEMGPSSSMAHLYRGEIHRMKFWRERLDRTTNWAVIMMAAILTWAFSSRTNPHYVILVGWAALTVFLVVEARRYRGYDIWRSRVRTLQRNVFALGLDPSRELADPDWRYKLADDYDQPTLKITMEEAITHRLRRIYLPLFAVLLAAWVIRVTAFVEQPWPSSAAIGQIPGEFVTVIVSLYALILGVIACRPRTWYAEEELRTSDFRRDQ
- a CDS encoding transcription initiation factor IIB encodes the protein MTNTVLNTEIDRSSTGEQTAESQSLTTCPECQGRIVRDDEHGETRCEDCGLICEDRALDHGPEWRSFDTEEQDEKSRVGAPTTQLMHDKGLSTTIGWQNTDASGRAVPTEKRARLERLRTWDERFRTKDAQERNLKQALGEIQRMGSALGLPEPVRETAGVLYRRAVESDLLPGRSIEGMATASLYAAARQQHFPRPLTTFADVSRVEKIRIQRAYRYLSRELGLQIEPEDPSTYIPQFASTLEISDEAERTARELLDVAKNTGTHSGKSPAGLAAAALYAATHLTNEQLTQATVSNAADVSMVTIRNRYQELLEVYAEQL
- the cydB gene encoding cytochrome d ubiquinol oxidase subunit II, translated to MTEIGSLASEPLFGLPLPELWFALLFFIFAMFLFLDGFDFGVGILFATRDDEHEQEQLLAAVGPFWDGNEVWLVVFGGTLFAAFPAVYANLFSRYYLLMFAILAALGFRGLAPEMYEEREDTQWRRFWGYAFIIGSTTTPFLLGMFVMNWLLGASALISLQGVLAGLAVVALTVVDGAAFLGLKTRGALRDDARTYGVRAAIGYLVLTGLTLGLVYSTTPSLRPSFQSPAIVGLVLLTGGLVAGYILAFRTQRYHLTFVIAAGLVFALVTLLAGLMFPVVDRAAELTIRDAIISTLPLNLMTIMASVLLPLVFGYFVVLYSAFSGPIESEETYR
- a CDS encoding sulfurtransferase encodes the protein MSENTSDYANDALVTAEWLDDNLAKFSREDPEYRLIEADIDYDESYGNEHIPNAIGFRWGTHLQDSTQRDILKQDQFAEIMGNAGITEDSTVVLYGDESNQWAAYTYWQFKYYGHSEVYLLDGGRAFWEANDYPLTTEEPELQARDYTASGPFDNIRIYREGVDDALEIGVPLVDVRSAEEYRGEKIAPEGSPETAQRAGHIPGANNINWSENLRDDGRFKSKEELEKMYEDYNITGDSGIITYCRIGERSSITWFSLHELLGYEDVRNYDGSWTEWGNLIRSPVEVETDNSATRANEG
- a CDS encoding 2Fe-2S iron-sulfur cluster-binding protein, whose protein sequence is MILAAARCEGVWLPADCQQGWCTTCAGRVVDGEVAHPHAAATTTKTVRLASHYSARRDPGRTSPSRSMADRMIDITDRHDVSCPSELLNAIHC
- a CDS encoding DUF7521 family protein: MTWMGTAIVVVKTVILLLGSGITYIAFKAYRRTGAPSMRALGIGFGTITLGALLAGIANQLLSVSLEAGVLINSVLVAIGFAIIMYSLYLERG